The region TGGTCTCCGAACCCCAGGTTCCCGTTTCCCTTCCGCGCCCCTGCGGCACCGTCGATGAGTTCCCGGACGATGTCCGCATGCCCGGCATGCCGGTGCGTTTCAGCGATCACATGCAGCAAGATGCGGTGCAACGTGACCTCGTTGCGGTCGGCCGGCCACCACGGGACGCGACCGACCACGTCGAGTGCGAGTTCCTCGATCGTCGCGTCGGAGTGGGCCCAGACTCGACGATAGAAGTCGACGATCAGCTCCCGCGACTCATCGCGCGTCGCCCACATGTCCGCGTTGGGCTCCGCATCGTCTTCATGCCCGGGCAGCGGCGACTCGAACGGACGG is a window of Micromonospora polyrhachis DNA encoding:
- a CDS encoding DinB family protein, producing MTGSEMKAGFRLYLQDARDALLWKLEGLSEYDLRRPLTPTGTNLLGLVKHVALVEAGYFGETFGRPFESPLPGHEDDAEPNADMWATRDESRELIVDFYRRVWAHSDATIEELALDVVGRVPWWPADRNEVTLHRILLHVIAETHRHAGHADIVRELIDGAAGARKGNGNLGFGDQSERQEHYRRLQRVAEGARDR